From a region of the Apis mellifera strain DH4 linkage group LG2, Amel_HAv3.1, whole genome shotgun sequence genome:
- the LOC107966087 gene encoding uncharacterized protein LOC107966087: MTVSSQEGFKYIIQKQEQQKICFGSGCPRDISKKYMNPFMRYYTLEDYPNIAPNSYNVLESFKAIKTKPCSHSISKKGYSGIARFSKKIMFKDSYPSPSHYDTYVFPKLIHKSKYPFDSNSKRQTFFSNTMPGPGMYANMKKKVNMVQHSFGGKVKMKLGVELKCCNRNTDSCKICGKKPIGDYWHFKNEIFLCRLCMDKEYEKEIKFKRKELKKFNKIRDCSIMHQHETTTAKIWLIHPAKAEQWIRKEAYLSIYFNE, from the exons atgacagTTAGTAGTCAggaag gatttaaatatatcatacaaaAACAAGAAcaacaaaaaatatgttttggaTCAGGATGTCCtcgagatatttcaaaaaaatatatgaatccaTTTATGAGATATTATACATTAGAAGATTATCCAAATATAGCACCAAATTCATATAATGTTCTAGAATCATTTAAAGCAATTAAAACAAAG CCTTGTTCTCATAGTATTAGTAAAAAAGGTTACAGCGGAATTGCTagatttagtaaaaaaattatgtttaaagaTAGTTATCCATCACCATCTCATTATGATACTTATGTATTTcctaaattaatacataaatccAAGTATCCATTTGACTCTAATAGTAAAAGACAAACATTTTTTAGTAATACAATGCCAgg TCCAGGAATGTATgctaatatgaaaaaaaaagttaatatggTACAGCATAGTTTTGGAGGTAAAGTCAAAATGAAACTTGGAGTAGAGCTTAAATGTTGTAATCGAAATACAGACTCTTGCAAAATATGTGGAAAAAAACCAATTGGTGATTATTggcattttaaaaatgaaatatttttatgtagatTATGTATGgataaagaatatgaaaaagaaataaaattcaaaagaaaggaattaaaaaaatttaat aaaatacgtGACTGTTCAATTATGCATCAACATGAAACTACAACTGCAAAAATATGGTTGATACATCCTGCAAAAGCTGAACAATGGATACGTAAAGAAGCttatctttctatttatttcaatgaatag
- the LOC550895 gene encoding general transcription factor IIH subunit 1 isoform X1 produces MVLFVLTVRLQPSLLRDASTDVCFCTWPCRPTGFCIVLQFFALYHRIIFIIFRRIILYILYTTSTMTTSSEDVLMQVGQVRYKKGDGTLYVMNERIAWMLDNRDTVSVSHKYADIKLQKISPEGKSKIQLQVVLHDGSSSTFHFVNRNGQEAQIKDRDDVKELLQQLLPKFKRKVNKELEEKNRMLQENPVLLQLYRDLVITQVISSEEFWSQHAAEYTQAKKSQRQEIGVNSAFLADIKPQTDGCNGLKYNLTVDIIECIFKTYPAVKRKHQENVPHKMTESDFWTKFFQSHYFHRDRINAGTKDLFTECAKIDDQELKKDIQSGIDDPLVDISSFEDQTLDENYGNGPSKSDKISGNIVHQSMIKRFNQHSIMVLKASTAKQQSTQSIQPQLNGSTSSTNKTTTFSNQLDEQPKTKKLRIQEKLTYDDLDTSHDINTNNNTPLNLNHVDRYLHGPVPGYSNIEPTSEELLITLNQLKKEASGWLTGNSIPRQLATSLVSPAAAVSALGELTPGGSLMKGFREESLGQLIPKDLEKELRNVYVCTCELLRHFWRSFPPTTPQLEEKAIRMHEALHRFHSAKLKPFEDRVQRDFSAVSQHLTNHLNQLLNTAYRKFAVWQQRKMQMR; encoded by the exons ATGGTGCTGTTCGTACTGACGGTTCGTTTGCAGCCGTCTTTGCTTCGTGATGCGTCCACTGATGTGTGTTTCTGCACATGGCCGTGCCGCCCAACGGGCTTCTGTATTGTTCTACAGTTTTTCGCACTTTATCACCG gatcatatttatcatttttagaagaattatattatatatattatatactacatCCACCATGACTACATCATCAGAAGATGTTCTAATGCAAGTAGGACAAGTTCGTTATAAAAAAGGAGATGGCACTTTATATGTTATGAATGAAAGAATAGCCTGGATGCTTGATAATAGAGATACTGTATCAGTCAGTCACAAATATGCTGATATTAAGT tacAAAAAATATCACCAGaaggaaaatcaaaaatacaaCTACAAGTTGTATTGCATGATGGTTCATCATCtacatttcattttgtaaacAGAAATGGACAAGAAGCACAAATTAAAGATCGTGATGATGTAAAAGAATTGCTGCAACAATTATTACcaaaatttaaaaggaaagtaaataaagaattggaagaaaaaaatag gatGCTTCAAGAAAATCCTGTACTGCTTCAATTGTATAGGGATTTGGTTATTACACAAGTTATTTCATCTGAAGAATTTTGGTCACAACATGCTGCAGAATATACTCAAGCTAAAAAAAGTCAAAGACAAGAAATTGGTGTAAATAGTGCTTTTTTG GCTGATATAAAACCACAAACTGATGGTTGTAAtggattgaaatataatttaactgtTGATATTatagaatgtatatttaaGACTTATCCAGcagtaaaaagaaaacatcaAGAAAATGTGCCTCATAAAATGACAGAATCAGATTTTTGGACAAAGTTCTTTCAATCACATTATTTTCATCGAGATCGTATCAATGCAGGGACCAAGGATCTTTTTACCGAATGTGCCAAAATAGATGATCAAGAActcaaaaaagatattcaatcGGGTATTGATGATCCATTGGTGGATATAAGTTCTTTTGAGGATCAAACTTTAGATGAGAATTATGGAAATGGACCCAGTAAATCTGACAAAATTTCAGGAAACATTGTACATCAAAGTATGATTAAGAGATTCAATCAACATAGCATTATGGTTTTAAAAGCCAGCACTGCCAAACAACAGTCTACACAGTCCATTCAACCACAATTAAATGGCTCCACATCATCAACAAATAAAACTACAACATTCTCTAATCAGTTAGATGAACAACCAAAGACTAAAaag cttagaatacaagaaaaattaacttatGATGATCTTGATACCAGTCATGATATAAacacaaataataatacaccattaaatttaaatcatgtaGACAGGTATTTACATGGTCCAGTTCCAGGATACAGTAATATAGAACCAACATCTGAAGAACTTCTTATaacattaaatcaattaaaaaaagaagcaagtgGTTGGCTGACAGGAAATAGTATACCACGGCAATTAGCAACATCATTAGTTAGTCCAGCTGCAGCAGTTTCGGCCCTGGGAGAATTAACTCCTGGTGGTTCTTTAATGAAAGGCTTCAGAGAGGAAAGTCTTGGAC aattaataccaaaggatttagaaaaagaattacgtAATGTATATGTGTGCACATGTGAACTTCTAAGGCATTTTTGGCGAAGTTTTCCACCTACAACTCCACAGCTTGAGGAAAAAGCTATTAGAATGCATGAAGCATTACACAGATTTCATTCTGCCAAACTTAAACCAtttgaa gATCGTGTTCAACGAGATTTTTCTGCTGTTAGTCAACATTTGacaaatcatttaaatcaGTTATTAAATACAGCATATAGAAAATTCGCAGTTTGGCAACAACGTAAGATGCAAATGAGGTAg
- the LOC550895 gene encoding general transcription factor IIH subunit 1 isoform X2 has translation MTTSSEDVLMQVGQVRYKKGDGTLYVMNERIAWMLDNRDTVSVSHKYADIKLQKISPEGKSKIQLQVVLHDGSSSTFHFVNRNGQEAQIKDRDDVKELLQQLLPKFKRKVNKELEEKNRMLQENPVLLQLYRDLVITQVISSEEFWSQHAAEYTQAKKSQRQEIGVNSAFLADIKPQTDGCNGLKYNLTVDIIECIFKTYPAVKRKHQENVPHKMTESDFWTKFFQSHYFHRDRINAGTKDLFTECAKIDDQELKKDIQSGIDDPLVDISSFEDQTLDENYGNGPSKSDKISGNIVHQSMIKRFNQHSIMVLKASTAKQQSTQSIQPQLNGSTSSTNKTTTFSNQLDEQPKTKKLRIQEKLTYDDLDTSHDINTNNNTPLNLNHVDRYLHGPVPGYSNIEPTSEELLITLNQLKKEASGWLTGNSIPRQLATSLVSPAAAVSALGELTPGGSLMKGFREESLGQLIPKDLEKELRNVYVCTCELLRHFWRSFPPTTPQLEEKAIRMHEALHRFHSAKLKPFEDRVQRDFSAVSQHLTNHLNQLLNTAYRKFAVWQQRKMQMR, from the exons ATGACTACATCATCAGAAGATGTTCTAATGCAAGTAGGACAAGTTCGTTATAAAAAAGGAGATGGCACTTTATATGTTATGAATGAAAGAATAGCCTGGATGCTTGATAATAGAGATACTGTATCAGTCAGTCACAAATATGCTGATATTAAGT tacAAAAAATATCACCAGaaggaaaatcaaaaatacaaCTACAAGTTGTATTGCATGATGGTTCATCATCtacatttcattttgtaaacAGAAATGGACAAGAAGCACAAATTAAAGATCGTGATGATGTAAAAGAATTGCTGCAACAATTATTACcaaaatttaaaaggaaagtaaataaagaattggaagaaaaaaatag gatGCTTCAAGAAAATCCTGTACTGCTTCAATTGTATAGGGATTTGGTTATTACACAAGTTATTTCATCTGAAGAATTTTGGTCACAACATGCTGCAGAATATACTCAAGCTAAAAAAAGTCAAAGACAAGAAATTGGTGTAAATAGTGCTTTTTTG GCTGATATAAAACCACAAACTGATGGTTGTAAtggattgaaatataatttaactgtTGATATTatagaatgtatatttaaGACTTATCCAGcagtaaaaagaaaacatcaAGAAAATGTGCCTCATAAAATGACAGAATCAGATTTTTGGACAAAGTTCTTTCAATCACATTATTTTCATCGAGATCGTATCAATGCAGGGACCAAGGATCTTTTTACCGAATGTGCCAAAATAGATGATCAAGAActcaaaaaagatattcaatcGGGTATTGATGATCCATTGGTGGATATAAGTTCTTTTGAGGATCAAACTTTAGATGAGAATTATGGAAATGGACCCAGTAAATCTGACAAAATTTCAGGAAACATTGTACATCAAAGTATGATTAAGAGATTCAATCAACATAGCATTATGGTTTTAAAAGCCAGCACTGCCAAACAACAGTCTACACAGTCCATTCAACCACAATTAAATGGCTCCACATCATCAACAAATAAAACTACAACATTCTCTAATCAGTTAGATGAACAACCAAAGACTAAAaag cttagaatacaagaaaaattaacttatGATGATCTTGATACCAGTCATGATATAAacacaaataataatacaccattaaatttaaatcatgtaGACAGGTATTTACATGGTCCAGTTCCAGGATACAGTAATATAGAACCAACATCTGAAGAACTTCTTATaacattaaatcaattaaaaaaagaagcaagtgGTTGGCTGACAGGAAATAGTATACCACGGCAATTAGCAACATCATTAGTTAGTCCAGCTGCAGCAGTTTCGGCCCTGGGAGAATTAACTCCTGGTGGTTCTTTAATGAAAGGCTTCAGAGAGGAAAGTCTTGGAC aattaataccaaaggatttagaaaaagaattacgtAATGTATATGTGTGCACATGTGAACTTCTAAGGCATTTTTGGCGAAGTTTTCCACCTACAACTCCACAGCTTGAGGAAAAAGCTATTAGAATGCATGAAGCATTACACAGATTTCATTCTGCCAAACTTAAACCAtttgaa gATCGTGTTCAACGAGATTTTTCTGCTGTTAGTCAACATTTGacaaatcatttaaatcaGTTATTAAATACAGCATATAGAAAATTCGCAGTTTGGCAACAACGTAAGATGCAAATGAGGTAg